GGGCCACCACGGCGTGCGACGCCTCGTGGAGCAGCACGGCGAGGTAGAGCGCGATCGCGAAGGCGATGCCGACGACGTAGGTCCACGCGCCGAGGCCCGGCTGCACCTGCTCGACGCGCGGGCTCATCACCACGGCGATCAGTCCTGCGATCAGGAACCAGGAGCTGGAGACGAGCACGTCGCTCCCGGCGATCCGGCCGATCCGGAACATGCCCCGGGGCAGGGGCGCACGCCCCTGGGCGGATCGCTGTCTTCCGGACACACCACGAGGCTATCCGGGACTCGGCTGCCGGACGTCCTCGGCGTGGTGTCGGAGGGCTGCCCTACTGTCGATCGCATGACCAGCACACCAGCAGCCGCCGGCATCGAGCCGGCCGATCCGTCGGAGCGGGGCGGCACCCGGGTCGACGGCGTCGAGGTGCTGGGTGCGCTCTCACCCTCGCGGGTCGGCGACTTCCTCAACTGCCCGCTGCTCTACCGCTTCCGCAGCATCGACCGGCTCCCCGAGCCGGCCTCCCCCGCCGCCGTGCGCGGCACCGTGGTCCACCGGGTCCTCGAGCAGCTCTTCGACCTTCCCGCGACCGAGCGCACGCCCGAGCAGGCCGACCGGATGCTCGCGCCGGCCTGGGAGGAGCTGCAGGAGATCGAGCCCGCGGTGACGTCGATGTTCCCCGAGGACGGCCCGGAGATCGCCGCATGGCTGGCCTCCTGCCAGGAGGTCCTGGCCCGCTACTTCGACCTGGAGGACCCCACCCGGCTGGAGCCCGCCGAGCGGGAGCTGTACGTCGAGACGCTCACCGAGGCCAAGCTGCTGCTGCGGGGGGTGATCGACCGGGTCGACATCGCTGCCGACGGGGCGATCCGCGTGGTGGACTACAAGACGGGCCTGTCCCCCCGCGAGATGTTCGAGGGCAAGGCCCTCTTCCAGCTCAAGTTCTACGCACTCGTGCTGTGGCGGATGCGCGGAGTCGTGCCGAAGATGCTGCAGCTCGTCTACCTCGGCAACAGCGAGGTGCTGCGCTACGAGCCCGACGAGCGCGACCTGCTCGCCACCGAGCGCAAGGTGCTGGCGGTGTGGGACGCGATCCGGGCCGCGACCGAGCGCCGGGAGTTCGAGGCGCGCAAGGGGGCGGGCTGCACGTGGTGCGCCCACCAGGCGCTGTGCCCGGCCTACGGCGGCACCCCGCCGCCGTACCCCATCTCGCGGGAGACCGTCAGGGCCGACGAAGCGAGCCCAGCTCCTGCGGAGTGACCCCCTCGAGGGTCTCGCGGAACACCCGGCCCGGACCCGGCGGGACCGGCACGTGGTTCGGTACGACGAGCACGGTGCACCCCGCTGCCGCGGCCGACGTGGCGCCGGTCGGCGAGTCCTCGACCGCGACGCAGTCGGCCGGGTCGACACCCAGCGCAGCGGCGGCGGTCAGGTAGGCCTCGGGGTGGGGCTTGCCGTTGTCGACCATGTCACCGGTGACGATCACCCGGAAGGTCTCGGGCGGCAGGTGCTCGAGGATCGGGGCGACGAAGCGCTGGTAGGACATGGTGACCAGGCCGCACGGCACCCCGGCGCCGTGCAGGGCCAGCAGCAGCTCGCGGGCGCCCGCGCACCACGGGACGGCATGGCGGACCTGGTCGACGACGCCGTCGAGGAGCATCTCGACGACCTCCTCGGCCGACTGGGTCAGGCCGAGCTTGGACCTGATGTACTCCCCCGACACGAGCAGGTCGTTGCCGACGAGCTGCATCGCGTCCTCGTGGGTCCAGGTGCCACCGTGCTCGGCGGCGATGGCCTCCTCGGTCGCCATCCAGTAGGGCTCGGTGTCGACGAGGGTTCCGTCCATGTCCCACAGGACCGCCGCGGGCAGGTTCATGGCACCAGCCTAGGAGCCGGAGCGCCGGGCGAGCTCATCCGCGGCGGCGGCGAGGCGGCGCACGGCCTCGGTCATCACGGCCGGCTCGAAGGTGAACGGGAGCCGCAGGTGGTCGTCCCAGGCTCCGGTGGGGTCCGTCTCGCGGCCCGGTGTGACCTCCACGCCGTGGCGCAGGGCGACCCGCGCGAACCCGGAGGCGTCGTAGCCGGGCAGCCGGATCCACAGCGCCGTGCCGCCGGCGGGGTCCTGCCAGCTCCAGTCGGGCAGGTGGGTGCGGAGCAGGCCGCTCGCGTGCTCGAGATGCTCGAGCGCGACAGCGGTCCGGTCCGCGCCCAGCGTCGCGAGCTCGGGGACCAGCCGGGCCGCGACCGCCTGGTCGATGAGCGGGGTGCCCATGTCGGCGTTGGCCTTGAGGTGGCCGAGCTGCTCGATCTCGTCGGCGCCCGCGCGGATCCAGCCGATCCGCAGCCCCGCCCACAGCGCCTTGGACAGCGAGCCGAGGGTGAGCACCCGCGCCCCGGCGGTGGCGAACGCGGCTAGCGGAGGCGGCACCGGTCCGGCGTGGGTGAGGGTCGTCGAGTACGCGAGGTCCTCGACGACGGGTACGTCGTGCTCGCCGGCCACGCGGGCGACGTCCCGGCGGCGTACGGCCGACATCAGGGCGCCGGTCGGGTTGTGGAAGGTCGGCATCACGAACAGCGCCGCCACCTGCTCGGTCGCGAGCACCTCACCCAGCCGGTCGGCCCGCAGCCCGTCGTCGTCCATGGGTACGCCGACCAGCCGGGCACCGAGCGCGCTGAACGTGTCGAAGCAGCCCGGCCAGCTCGGTGACTCGACCGCGACCGTGGACCCACGCTCCAGTAGCAGCTGCGTGACGAGGGCGATCGCCTGGTGGGTGCCTGTCGTCACCAGGACCTGGTCCGGGCTCGTGGGGAGGCCGCAGGAGGTGTGGTGGTCGGCGATGGCCGCGCGCAGCGACGGCAGTCCGCGCGGCGCGTAGCCGACCTCCTCGAGCAGCGTGGGGAGGTCGTCCTCGACCACAGCGGCGAGGGCGGACGCGATCCGTGGGTCGCCGGGCTCCAGGGCGTACCGCATCGAGATCAGCCCCTCGGCTGCGGTGTCGAACCGTCGGACGGCGGCCGTGGACAGCCCGCGCTGCAGCCGCCGCGTCACCGCGGCGGGCTCGCGGTCGGCAGGAGCTGCGATCCGGGTACCACTCCCCTGCCGGCTCTCGACCAGGCCACGACCGCGCAGCTCGTCGTACGCCGCCACCACGGTCGCGCGGCTGACGTGCAGCGCGCGGGCCAGGTCGCGCTCGGAGGGCAGGCGGTCGCCCGCGACGAGCAGGCCGGCGCCCGCGGCCGATGCGAGGGCCGTCGCGAGGCGGCGGTAGAGCGCGCCGGGACCTGCAAGGTCGTCGCCGAGAAGGCGCGCGAGCTCGTCGGGGTCGCGAAAACGATCCACTTGCGCCTCCATTGGCCCGGGTCCGGCAGGGCGGTCGGCGCCCACGCTAGGCGAGATCCCCGACCGAACGAACGGAGCATCCCCGTGAGCACCGCCCTCGACCCCGCCCAGCTGCTCGCCTTCGCCGCGGCGTCCGTCGTCCTGGTCGGCATGCCGGGCCCGAACACCATCTACATCACCACGCGCAGCCTCGCCCACGGAACCCGGGCCGGGGTGGTCTCGGTGCTCGGCGTCGAGACCGGGACTGCGGTGTACGCCGCCGCCACCGCGCTCGGCCTGTCCGCACTGATCGCGGCCAGTCCGACCGCGTTCACGGCCATCCGCTACCTCGGCGCGGCGTACCTCGTGCACCTCGCGTTCCGCGAGCTCACCCGTCACCGCGCCAGCGGCCGCGTCACCGACCGGGAGGCACCTGCCCGGCTGGGCCGGGTGTACCGCGACGGGCTGCTGATGAACCTGCTCAACCCGAAGGTCGCGCTGTTCTTCCTGGCCTTCCTGCCCCAGTTCATGACCAGCGGGGCGACAGGCGCCGCGGCCCGGGCCGAGGTGCTCGCCCTCGGGCTCGTGACGGTGCTGGTGGCACTGGCCGTCGACCTGACGTACGCCGTCGTCGCGGGTGCGCTGGGCCAGCGTCTCCGGCGCAGGCCTCGCCGCTCTCCCCGGCACCCCGGCCTCCGACGGTTGCCGGTCGCGGGGGTGTACCTCGCGATCGCGGCGGCCGCGGTGACCGGCGGAGCCACCGCCTGACCCCCACTCATTCAGGCGGCGGCCCCAGGATCTCCTGGCCGCCGGCGATCCCGGCGGCGACCAGCGCCTGCATCGTGACGTCCCAACCGTCGGGCCGGGGCTCGGTGACCGGCCGGCCGGCGCCACGGAAGAAGCTCTCCATCCCGCTCGGCGTGCAGATGGTGAGCAGGTCCACCTCCTCGGAGGTGAACCGGTAGGCGTGCGGGACGTCGCGGGGCAGGAACACCGCGCCGCCCGCACCGACCTCGTGCCTCTCGTCGCCGACCCAGAAGATGCCGTGCCCCGAGAGGAGGATGAACATCTCGTCCTCCTTGCGGTGCAGGTGCAGTGGCG
This genomic interval from Nocardioides kongjuensis contains the following:
- a CDS encoding RecB family exonuclease — translated: MTSTPAAAGIEPADPSERGGTRVDGVEVLGALSPSRVGDFLNCPLLYRFRSIDRLPEPASPAAVRGTVVHRVLEQLFDLPATERTPEQADRMLAPAWEELQEIEPAVTSMFPEDGPEIAAWLASCQEVLARYFDLEDPTRLEPAERELYVETLTEAKLLLRGVIDRVDIAADGAIRVVDYKTGLSPREMFEGKALFQLKFYALVLWRMRGVVPKMLQLVYLGNSEVLRYEPDERDLLATERKVLAVWDAIRAATERREFEARKGAGCTWCAHQALCPAYGGTPPPYPISRETVRADEASPAPAE
- a CDS encoding HAD family hydrolase, which codes for MNLPAAVLWDMDGTLVDTEPYWMATEEAIAAEHGGTWTHEDAMQLVGNDLLVSGEYIRSKLGLTQSAEEVVEMLLDGVVDQVRHAVPWCAGARELLLALHGAGVPCGLVTMSYQRFVAPILEHLPPETFRVIVTGDMVDNGKPHPEAYLTAAAALGVDPADCVAVEDSPTGATSAAAAGCTVLVVPNHVPVPPGPGRVFRETLEGVTPQELGSLRRP
- a CDS encoding PLP-dependent aminotransferase family protein; the encoded protein is MDRFRDPDELARLLGDDLAGPGALYRRLATALASAAGAGLLVAGDRLPSERDLARALHVSRATVVAAYDELRGRGLVESRQGSGTRIAAPADREPAAVTRRLQRGLSTAAVRRFDTAAEGLISMRYALEPGDPRIASALAAVVEDDLPTLLEEVGYAPRGLPSLRAAIADHHTSCGLPTSPDQVLVTTGTHQAIALVTQLLLERGSTVAVESPSWPGCFDTFSALGARLVGVPMDDDGLRADRLGEVLATEQVAALFVMPTFHNPTGALMSAVRRRDVARVAGEHDVPVVEDLAYSTTLTHAGPVPPPLAAFATAGARVLTLGSLSKALWAGLRIGWIRAGADEIEQLGHLKANADMGTPLIDQAVAARLVPELATLGADRTAVALEHLEHASGLLRTHLPDWSWQDPAGGTALWIRLPGYDASGFARVALRHGVEVTPGRETDPTGAWDDHLRLPFTFEPAVMTEAVRRLAAAADELARRSGS
- a CDS encoding LysE family translocator: MSTALDPAQLLAFAAASVVLVGMPGPNTIYITTRSLAHGTRAGVVSVLGVETGTAVYAAATALGLSALIAASPTAFTAIRYLGAAYLVHLAFRELTRHRASGRVTDREAPARLGRVYRDGLLMNLLNPKVALFFLAFLPQFMTSGATGAAARAEVLALGLVTVLVALAVDLTYAVVAGALGQRLRRRPRRSPRHPGLRRLPVAGVYLAIAAAAVTGGATA
- a CDS encoding cupin domain-containing protein — protein: MILAYIAQAADHDRIEWIGGTELQVLLDGSHTGNQVTVVRSTLTAGSASPLHLHRKEDEMFILLSGHGIFWVGDERHEVGAGGAVFLPRDVPHAYRFTSEEVDLLTICTPSGMESFFRGAGRPVTEPRPDGWDVTMQALVAAGIAGGQEILGPPPE